From the Bdellovibrio reynosensis genome, one window contains:
- the lepA gene encoding translation elongation factor 4: MDPKFIRNFSIIAHIDHGKSTLADGLLSATGSLSDREKKDQFLDNMELERERGITIKAQTVCLDFKSKDGNMYQINLIDTPGHVDFSYEVSRSLAACEGAILVVDAAQGVEAQTLANVYLALENDLEIIPVLNKIDLPSADPEGVAKQIEDTVGLDCTGIIHASAKEKIGITDILEAIVEKVPPPKADRSLTPRALIFDSWFDAYQGVVVLVRVMDGAIKKGDKIKFMATDRDYEVLRMGKYKPFPVMQDTLEAGEVGFIVCGIKDIRDVQVGDTVTAAKHPATEPLAGFQRIKPMVFAGIFPVVASEYENLKDALDKLCLNDSSLTFEIEKSAALGFGYRCGFLGLLHMEIVQERLEREFNLDLITTAPTVVYRITKTDGTEMMLENPSGMPAETQIAKFEEPYVKVTLHTPTDYIGGILKLCEDKRGIQQKMEYVTDKKVIIEYKLPMNEMVMDFYDRLKSISKGYASLEYEFVGFEESDLVKLDILINGEPIDALSLIVHKSKAVTRGRLLTEKMKELIPRQQYQVAIQAAIGAKIIARETLGAIRKDVTAKCYGGDISRKRKLLEKQKEGKKRMKAIGHVEVPQEAFLAILKVED; encoded by the coding sequence ATGGATCCAAAATTTATTCGAAACTTTTCAATCATCGCACATATCGACCACGGTAAATCAACCTTGGCTGACGGACTTCTATCCGCTACCGGCTCTCTTTCAGATCGCGAAAAGAAAGATCAATTCCTAGATAACATGGAACTTGAGCGTGAACGCGGTATCACAATTAAAGCGCAAACTGTCTGCTTAGATTTCAAATCTAAAGACGGCAACATGTACCAAATCAACTTGATCGATACTCCGGGGCACGTGGATTTTTCTTACGAAGTATCTCGCTCTTTAGCAGCCTGTGAGGGTGCTATCCTAGTTGTGGATGCAGCCCAAGGGGTGGAAGCGCAAACATTAGCCAACGTATACTTGGCGTTAGAAAATGACCTAGAGATTATTCCTGTTCTAAATAAAATCGATCTTCCTTCCGCGGACCCAGAAGGTGTAGCAAAACAAATCGAAGATACAGTGGGCTTAGACTGCACTGGAATCATCCATGCTTCTGCGAAAGAAAAAATCGGTATCACTGATATCCTTGAGGCCATAGTAGAAAAAGTTCCGCCACCGAAAGCGGATCGCAGTCTAACTCCGCGCGCTTTGATTTTTGACTCTTGGTTTGATGCTTATCAAGGCGTTGTAGTTCTAGTTCGGGTGATGGATGGAGCTATTAAAAAAGGCGACAAAATCAAGTTCATGGCGACAGACCGTGATTACGAAGTTTTGCGCATGGGTAAATACAAGCCATTCCCAGTTATGCAAGACACTCTTGAAGCTGGTGAAGTGGGCTTCATCGTGTGTGGTATTAAAGACATCCGCGACGTCCAAGTTGGTGACACTGTTACAGCGGCAAAGCACCCAGCAACAGAACCATTAGCAGGTTTCCAAAGAATTAAGCCGATGGTATTTGCGGGTATCTTCCCTGTAGTTGCTTCAGAGTATGAAAACTTAAAAGATGCTTTGGACAAACTTTGTTTAAATGACTCTTCATTGACTTTTGAAATCGAAAAATCAGCGGCCCTTGGTTTTGGTTACCGTTGCGGTTTCTTGGGTCTTTTGCATATGGAAATCGTGCAAGAGCGTTTAGAGCGTGAATTCAATCTAGACCTCATCACAACAGCGCCAACGGTTGTTTACAGAATCACTAAAACTGATGGCACCGAGATGATGTTAGAAAATCCATCAGGCATGCCAGCTGAAACCCAGATCGCGAAATTTGAAGAACCTTACGTAAAAGTGACTCTGCATACTCCGACGGATTATATCGGCGGTATTTTAAAGTTGTGCGAAGACAAACGCGGTATTCAGCAGAAGATGGAATACGTCACTGATAAAAAAGTGATCATCGAATACAAACTTCCGATGAATGAAATGGTTATGGATTTCTATGACCGTTTGAAATCTATCTCTAAAGGGTACGCTTCTTTGGAATATGAATTCGTAGGTTTTGAAGAGTCAGACTTGGTGAAACTTGATATTCTTATCAATGGTGAACCTATTGATGCCCTTTCATTGATCGTCCATAAATCAAAAGCGGTTACACGTGGTCGTTTATTGACTGAAAAGATGAAAGAATTGATCCCGCGCCAACAATACCAAGTAGCGATTCAAGCTGCGATCGGTGCAAAAATTATTGCCCGTGAAACCTTGGGTGCGATCAGAAAAGACGTGACCGCTAAGTGTTATGGTGGTGATATTTCTCGTAAGCGTAAGCTTCTAGAGAAGCAAAAAGAGGGTAAAAAACGCATGAAGGCCATCGGCCATGTCGAAGTGCCGCAAGAAGCCTTCTTAGCGATTTTAAAAGTGGAAGACTAG